From the genome of Mycobacterium dioxanotrophicus, one region includes:
- the qcrB gene encoding cytochrome bc1 complex cytochrome b subunit: MSPDLAKMAAAQGNAIDSRYHPSAAVRRQLNKVFPTHWSFLLGEIALYSFIVLLITGVWLTLFFDPSMAEVTYNGVYQPLRGVQMSRAYETALDISFEIRGGLFVRQIHHWAALMFAASIMVHMARIFFTGAFRRPREANWVIGSLLLILAMFEGYFGYSLPDDLLSGIGLRAALSSITLGMPVIGTWLHWALFGGDFPGTVLIPRLYALHILLIPGIILALIGAHLALVWFQKHTQFPGPGRTETNVVGVRVMPVFAVKSGAFFAMITGVLGLMGGLLTINPIWNLGPYKPSQVSAGSQPDFYMMWTEGLARIWPAWEFYPFGHTIPAVVWVAVIMGVVFGLLIAYPFIEKKVSGDDAHHNLLQRPRDVPVRTAIGSMAIAFYMVLTLAAMNDIIALKFHISLNATTWIGRIGMVVLPGIVYYIAYRWAVSLQRSDRAVLEHGIETGIIKRLPHGAYVELHQPLGPVDDHGHPIPLEYQGAALPKRMNKLGSGGAPGTGSFLYADPAVEQDALTEAAHASEQKALTALKEAQDRIHGDGETNGHH, encoded by the coding sequence ATGAGCCCTGACCTTGCCAAGATGGCTGCCGCGCAAGGCAATGCGATCGACTCGCGGTATCACCCGTCAGCGGCGGTACGCCGTCAGCTGAACAAGGTGTTCCCCACCCACTGGTCGTTCCTGTTGGGTGAGATCGCGCTGTACAGCTTCATCGTGCTGCTGATCACCGGTGTGTGGCTGACCCTGTTCTTCGATCCGTCGATGGCAGAGGTCACCTACAACGGTGTGTACCAACCACTTCGGGGCGTGCAGATGTCACGTGCCTACGAGACGGCGCTGGACATCAGCTTCGAGATCCGCGGCGGCCTGTTCGTCCGTCAGATCCACCACTGGGCCGCCCTGATGTTCGCCGCATCGATCATGGTGCACATGGCCCGCATCTTCTTCACGGGTGCGTTCCGGCGTCCGCGTGAGGCCAACTGGGTCATCGGCTCGCTGCTGTTGATCCTGGCCATGTTCGAGGGTTACTTCGGTTACTCGCTGCCCGACGACCTGCTGTCCGGCATCGGTCTGCGCGCCGCGCTGTCCTCGATCACCCTGGGTATGCCCGTGATCGGCACCTGGTTGCACTGGGCGCTGTTCGGCGGCGACTTCCCCGGCACCGTGCTGATCCCGCGCCTCTACGCCCTGCACATCCTGCTCATCCCGGGCATCATCCTGGCGTTGATCGGTGCTCACCTGGCGCTCGTGTGGTTCCAGAAGCACACGCAGTTCCCCGGCCCGGGCCGGACCGAGACCAACGTCGTCGGCGTGCGCGTCATGCCGGTGTTCGCGGTCAAGTCCGGTGCGTTCTTCGCGATGATCACCGGCGTGCTCGGCCTGATGGGCGGTCTGCTGACCATCAACCCGATCTGGAACCTCGGCCCCTACAAGCCATCTCAGGTCTCAGCGGGTAGCCAGCCGGACTTCTACATGATGTGGACCGAGGGCCTGGCCCGTATCTGGCCGGCCTGGGAGTTCTACCCGTTCGGTCACACCATCCCCGCGGTGGTCTGGGTCGCGGTGATCATGGGTGTGGTCTTCGGCCTGCTGATCGCCTACCCGTTCATCGAGAAGAAGGTCTCCGGGGACGACGCGCATCACAACCTGCTGCAGCGTCCGCGCGATGTACCGGTGCGCACCGCCATCGGCTCCATGGCCATCGCGTTCTACATGGTGCTCACCCTGGCCGCGATGAACGACATCATCGCACTCAAATTCCACATCTCCCTGAACGCCACCACCTGGATCGGCCGCATCGGCATGGTCGTCCTGCCCGGCATCGTCTACTACATCGCCTACCGCTGGGCCGTCTCCCTACAACGCAGCGACCGCGCCGTCCTCGAACACGGCATCGAAACCGGCATCATCAAACGCCTACCCCACGGCGCCTACGTCGAACTGCACCAACCACTGGGCCCCGTCGACGACCACGGCCACCCCATCCCGCTCGAATACCAGGGCGCCGCCCTACCCAAACGGATGAACAAACTCGGCTCCGGCGGCGCACCCGGCACCGGCAGCTTCCTCTACGCCGACCCGGCCGTCGAGCAAGACGCCCTCACCGAAGCCGCCCACGCCTCCGAGCAGAAGGCGCTCACGGCGCTCAAGGAGGCGCAGGACCGCATCCACGGAGACGGGGAGACCAACGGTCACCACTGA
- the ctaC gene encoding aa3-type cytochrome oxidase subunit II, protein MTPRGLRVVALSMVLGGTALLLSGCSWQDVLGLGWPNGITPEGKLNRDLWLGSVIASFVVGAIVWALIFWSSAFHRKKKGDKELPRQFGYNMPLELVLTVIPFLIISVLFYFTVVVQERMLHKDPNPEVVIDVTAFQWNWKFGYQKIAYADGTFNFDGADPARKAAMTSKPEGKDEHGEERVGAVRGLNPEDRTYLNFDKVETLGSSSEIPVLVLPVGKRIEFILNSADVIHGFWVPEFLFKRDVMPNPEANHSDYVFQVSKIEQTGAFVGRCTEMCGTYHSMMNFEVRVVEPNDFKTYMDARVAGKTNAEALQAIHQAPLATTTHPFDSRRGEQAQVPQASK, encoded by the coding sequence GTGACACCTCGCGGGCTCCGGGTGGTGGCGTTGTCAATGGTCCTGGGTGGCACGGCGCTACTGCTGAGCGGTTGCAGTTGGCAGGACGTGCTGGGCCTGGGCTGGCCGAACGGCATCACGCCGGAAGGCAAATTGAACCGGGATCTCTGGCTCGGGTCAGTCATCGCATCGTTCGTCGTTGGCGCCATCGTGTGGGCACTGATCTTCTGGTCCAGCGCCTTCCACCGGAAGAAGAAGGGCGACAAGGAACTTCCGCGCCAGTTCGGCTACAACATGCCGCTGGAGCTGGTTCTGACGGTGATCCCGTTCCTGATCATCTCGGTGCTGTTCTACTTCACCGTGGTGGTGCAGGAGCGCATGCTGCACAAGGACCCCAACCCTGAGGTGGTCATCGATGTGACCGCCTTCCAGTGGAACTGGAAGTTCGGCTACCAGAAGATCGCCTACGCCGACGGCACGTTCAACTTCGACGGCGCGGATCCGGCACGCAAGGCCGCCATGACGTCCAAGCCCGAGGGCAAGGACGAGCACGGCGAGGAGCGGGTCGGCGCGGTGCGCGGCCTGAACCCCGAGGACCGCACGTACCTGAACTTCGACAAGGTCGAGACGCTGGGCTCGTCCAGCGAGATCCCGGTGCTGGTCCTGCCGGTTGGCAAGCGCATCGAGTTCATCCTCAACTCCGCCGACGTCATCCACGGCTTCTGGGTTCCGGAGTTCCTGTTCAAGCGCGACGTGATGCCCAACCCGGAGGCCAACCACTCCGACTACGTCTTCCAGGTCAGCAAGATCGAGCAGACGGGCGCGTTCGTGGGCCGCTGCACCGAGATGTGCGGCACCTACCACTCGATGATGAACTTCGAGGTGCGCGTGGTGGAGCCCAACGACTTCAAGACCTACATGGATGCGCGCGTCGCCGGTAAGACGAATGCCGAAGCGCTGCAGGCGATCCATCAGGCCCCGCTGGCAACCACAACCCACCCGTTCGACAGCCGGCGCGGCGAGCAGGCTCAGGTTCCGCAGGCGAGCAAGTAG
- a CDS encoding cytochrome c oxidase subunit 4, which produces MHIEARLFEILTAFFALSAVVYGVLTAMFATGGVEWAGTTALVLTTGLTLITGTFFRFVARRLDTRPEDYEDAEISDGAGELGFYAPHSWWPIMIALSFSTAAVGAALWLPWLIFAGVCFVLTTAAGLVFEFYWGPEKH; this is translated from the coding sequence ATGCATATTGAAGCTCGGTTGTTTGAGATCCTCACCGCCTTCTTCGCGCTGTCGGCCGTGGTGTACGGCGTGCTCACCGCGATGTTCGCCACCGGTGGTGTCGAGTGGGCGGGTACCACCGCCCTGGTGCTGACCACCGGTCTGACCCTGATCACCGGAACCTTCTTCCGGTTCGTGGCCCGTCGTCTCGACACCCGTCCAGAGGACTACGAGGATGCCGAGATCAGCGACGGTGCAGGCGAACTGGGCTTCTACGCCCCGCACAGCTGGTGGCCCATCATGATCGCGCTGTCCTTCTCGACGGCGGCTGTCGGCGCCGCTCTGTGGCTGCCGTGGCTGATCTTCGCGGGCGTCTGCTTCGTCCTGACGACGGCTGCCGGCCTGGTCTTCGAATTCTACTGGGGCCCGGAGAAGCACTGA
- the qcrC gene encoding cytochrome bc1 complex diheme cytochrome c subunit: MSPMRRSSMTSKSRRRLRRRLSAGLLLLIGLAVAGGVAATLTPTPQVAVADESQSALLRTGKQLFDTSCVSCHGANLQGVPDRGPSLIGTGEAAVYFQVSTGRMPAMRGEAQAPRKPEHFDESQIDALGAYVQANGGGPTVVRDANGGVAQESLLGPNVARGGDLFRLNCASCHNFTGKGGALSSGKYAPDLGEASPAQIYTAMLTGPQNMPRFSDRQLSPEEKRDIVAYVRESAETPSYGGYGLGGFGPAPEGMAMWIIGIVAAIGIAMWIGARA; the protein is encoded by the coding sequence ATGAGTCCGATGAGAAGGAGTTCGATGACCAGCAAGTCGCGCCGTCGGCTGCGCCGGCGATTGTCAGCAGGCCTACTGCTGTTGATCGGCCTGGCAGTCGCGGGGGGTGTGGCGGCAACGCTGACGCCGACACCGCAGGTAGCGGTCGCTGATGAATCACAGTCGGCCCTGCTGCGCACCGGCAAGCAGCTGTTTGACACGTCCTGCGTGTCTTGCCATGGCGCCAACCTGCAGGGTGTTCCCGACCGTGGGCCCAGCCTGATCGGTACCGGCGAGGCCGCCGTGTACTTCCAGGTGTCCACCGGCCGCATGCCCGCCATGCGCGGCGAGGCCCAGGCCCCGCGCAAGCCCGAGCACTTCGACGAGTCCCAGATCGACGCGTTGGGTGCCTACGTGCAGGCCAACGGCGGCGGCCCGACCGTCGTCCGGGACGCCAACGGTGGGGTTGCCCAGGAGTCGCTGCTGGGTCCGAACGTGGCCCGCGGTGGCGACCTGTTCCGCCTGAACTGCGCGTCGTGCCACAACTTCACCGGCAAGGGCGGCGCGCTGTCCTCCGGTAAGTACGCACCGGATCTCGGTGAGGCCAGCCCGGCCCAGATCTACACCGCGATGCTGACCGGTCCGCAGAACATGCCCAGGTTCTCCGACCGCCAGCTCTCGCCCGAGGAGAAGCGCGACATCGTGGCCTACGTCCGCGAGTCGGCCGAGACCCCGAGCTACGGCGGGTACGGCCTCGGCGGCTTCGGCCCCGCGCCCGAAGGCATGGCGATGTGGATCATCGGAATCGTCGCGGCCATCGGCATCGCGATGTGGATCGGAGCACGCGCATGA
- a CDS encoding gluzincin family metallopeptidase has protein sequence MRRSTTSVGTDPSVSRPVLGTALLAELIVAAAVLWPAAAPAQSPPPAPSALPAVGVVPAVSAPDPVTAVVLPDGRTAQLLGLGGERTAALLGRLDTELGTAATVVTGFWGPDWPHEINLVVAGSDDQFRVLAGGAEDIAATTTAQRIMFAPGAADMSRPALRIVLRHELFHYASRARTAPDAPRWLTEGVADYVGRPAEPLPGPTRAAELAQLPSDADLDSIGAARSLAYDRAWWFSRYVADRYGPRALRDLYLRACGFGHPDVATAVHDVLGIDLDRVLAGWRQWLSR, from the coding sequence ATGCGCCGATCTACGACATCCGTCGGTACTGATCCGTCCGTCTCTCGGCCGGTTCTGGGCACCGCTTTACTGGCTGAGCTGATTGTGGCGGCCGCAGTACTGTGGCCTGCTGCCGCGCCCGCTCAATCTCCGCCACCCGCGCCGTCGGCCCTGCCCGCTGTCGGCGTCGTCCCCGCCGTCAGTGCCCCGGATCCCGTGACGGCGGTGGTCCTGCCCGACGGCCGCACCGCACAGTTGCTCGGGTTGGGCGGTGAACGCACCGCGGCTCTGCTGGGCCGCCTCGACACCGAGCTCGGTACCGCCGCGACAGTGGTCACCGGCTTCTGGGGACCCGATTGGCCCCACGAGATCAACCTCGTCGTCGCCGGATCAGACGACCAATTCCGTGTGCTGGCCGGCGGGGCAGAGGACATCGCCGCGACCACCACCGCACAGCGCATCATGTTCGCCCCGGGCGCTGCCGACATGAGCCGGCCGGCGCTGCGAATCGTGCTGCGCCACGAGCTGTTCCATTACGCGTCGAGGGCACGTACCGCGCCCGACGCCCCCCGCTGGCTCACCGAAGGCGTCGCCGACTACGTCGGGCGCCCGGCCGAACCGCTCCCGGGCCCGACCCGCGCCGCCGAACTGGCCCAGTTGCCCAGCGACGCCGACCTGGACTCGATCGGTGCCGCGAGATCGCTCGCCTACGACCGGGCCTGGTGGTTCAGCCGTTACGTGGCCGACCGATACGGCCCGCGTGCACTGCGGGATCTCTATCTGCGGGCCTGCGGATTCGGGCATCCCGATGTCGCCACCGCGGTGCACGACGTACTGGGGATCGATCTTGATCGGGTACTCGCCGGTTGGCGGCAGTGGCTCAGCCGCTAG
- the qcrA gene encoding cytochrome bc1 complex Rieske iron-sulfur subunit has translation MSANTPEGTPTDAELASMTREELVELGGKIDGVETIFKEPRWPVPGTKAEKRSERLVAYWLLLGGLSGLALLLVFIFWPWEYKPFGSEGQFIYSLATPLYGLTFGLSVLAIGVGAVLFQKKFIPEEISIQDRHDGQSTEVARKTVAANLTDALEGSTIKRRKLIGLSMGIGLGAFGAGTLVAFIGGLIKNPWKPVVPTANGKEAVLWTSGWTPRFHGETIYLARATGVPGSSPFVKMRPEDLDAGGMETVFPWRESDGDGTTTESEHKLTEIAMGVRNPVMLIRIKPADMHRVVKRKGQESFNFGELFAFTKVCSHLGCPSSLYEQQTYRILCPCHQSQFDALHFAKPIFGPAARALAQLPITIDKDGYLVANGNFIEPVGPAFWERKS, from the coding sequence ATGAGCGCCAATACCCCTGAAGGCACGCCGACCGACGCCGAACTGGCGTCGATGACGCGTGAGGAACTCGTCGAGCTCGGCGGCAAGATCGACGGCGTCGAGACCATCTTCAAGGAGCCGCGCTGGCCGGTTCCGGGTACCAAGGCCGAAAAGCGCTCCGAGCGTCTGGTTGCGTACTGGCTTCTGCTGGGCGGACTTTCGGGCCTGGCGCTGCTGCTGGTGTTCATCTTCTGGCCGTGGGAGTACAAGCCCTTCGGTTCCGAGGGCCAGTTCATCTACTCGCTGGCCACCCCGCTGTACGGCCTGACCTTCGGTCTGTCGGTCCTGGCCATCGGCGTCGGTGCGGTGCTGTTCCAGAAGAAGTTCATCCCCGAGGAAATCTCGATCCAGGATCGCCACGACGGGCAGTCCACCGAGGTTGCCCGCAAGACCGTCGCGGCCAACCTGACCGACGCTCTTGAGGGCTCGACCATCAAGCGGCGCAAGCTCATCGGCCTGTCGATGGGTATCGGTCTCGGCGCGTTCGGTGCAGGCACCCTGGTGGCGTTCATCGGTGGTCTGATCAAGAACCCATGGAAGCCGGTCGTTCCCACCGCCAATGGCAAGGAAGCCGTGCTGTGGACCTCGGGCTGGACGCCCCGGTTCCACGGCGAGACGATCTACCTCGCCCGTGCCACCGGTGTGCCCGGTTCATCGCCCTTCGTCAAGATGCGGCCCGAGGACCTCGACGCCGGCGGTATGGAAACCGTGTTCCCCTGGCGGGAATCGGACGGCGACGGCACCACGACCGAGTCCGAGCACAAGCTGACCGAGATCGCCATGGGCGTGCGCAACCCCGTCATGCTGATCCGCATCAAGCCTGCGGACATGCATCGCGTGGTCAAGCGCAAGGGTCAGGAGAGCTTCAACTTCGGTGAGCTGTTCGCCTTCACCAAGGTGTGCTCGCACCTGGGCTGCCCCTCGTCGCTGTACGAGCAGCAGACCTACCGCATCCTGTGCCCGTGCCACCAGTCGCAGTTCGACGCGTTGCACTTCGCCAAGCCCATCTTCGGTCCGGCTGCGCGCGCGTTGGCGCAGCTGCCCATCACCATTGACAAAGACGGATACTTGGTTGCCAACGGCAACTTCATCGAGCCCGTCGGACCGGCATTCTGGGAGCGCAAATCATGA
- a CDS encoding MmpS family transport accessory protein, with protein MSGPNPTEPVAAGSDVPDEQPGKHAAPEEPAEVAGDAGPATGESVTEAYSQAYSAPESEQFTSGPYVPADLALYDYDNYDPASELADDRPPPRWPWIVGITAIVAAIALVASVAVLVTRDDHTSNLATPSTSTTVSKPPVQDEITTTTPPPPPPPPTSEVPPPPPPPETVTVTAPPPPPPAPAPEPSPEAPPPPATTSAAPARPTTTHTGPRQVTYSVTGTKAPGDIITITYVDGNGNRRTLRNVYIPWTFTMTPISNSDVGSVEASSLFLVSRLNCSITTSDGTVLSSNANNSAQTAC; from the coding sequence ATGAGCGGGCCGAATCCCACCGAGCCGGTTGCCGCCGGTTCGGATGTGCCGGACGAGCAACCCGGGAAGCATGCCGCCCCCGAGGAGCCGGCAGAGGTCGCCGGTGACGCCGGGCCGGCAACCGGCGAGTCGGTGACCGAGGCCTATTCACAGGCATACTCCGCGCCGGAATCCGAGCAGTTCACCAGCGGGCCGTACGTGCCCGCCGATCTCGCGCTCTACGACTACGACAATTACGACCCGGCCTCCGAGCTGGCTGACGACCGTCCGCCGCCGCGGTGGCCGTGGATTGTCGGGATCACCGCGATCGTCGCTGCCATCGCACTGGTGGCCTCGGTCGCGGTCCTGGTGACCCGCGACGACCACACGTCGAACCTGGCGACCCCGTCGACGAGCACCACGGTGTCCAAGCCGCCCGTGCAGGACGAGATCACCACGACGACCCCGCCACCTCCGCCGCCCCCGCCGACATCGGAAGTGCCGCCGCCTCCGCCCCCGCCGGAGACCGTCACGGTCACCGCGCCACCGCCACCGCCGCCCGCTCCGGCCCCCGAGCCGAGCCCGGAGGCGCCGCCCCCGCCTGCGACCACCAGCGCCGCGCCTGCGCGGCCGACCACGACGCACACCGGGCCGCGACAGGTCACCTATTCGGTGACCGGCACCAAGGCACCAGGAGACATCATCACCATCACCTATGTGGACGGGAACGGTAACCGCCGCACCCTGCGCAACGTCTACATCCCGTGGACCTTCACGATGACCCCGATCTCCAACTCCGACGTCGGCTCGGTCGAGGCCTCCAGCCTGTTCCTGGTGAGCCGGCTCAACTGCTCGATCACCACCAGCGACGGAACGGTCTTGAGCTCCAACGCCAACAACTCCGCACAGACGGCCTGCTGA
- the trpD gene encoding anthranilate phosphoribosyltransferase — MVTASSQPSSSPSRPDGAPTWSHVLGRLTTGQSLPNGHATWAMDQIMTGSATPAQIAGFAVAMKMKRPTSAEVGELADNMLSHARLVPTDRIGTETVDIVGTGGDGANTVNLSTMAAIVVAACGVPVVKHGNRAASSLSGGADTLEALGVKIDLGADDLARSVDEVGIGFAFAPQFHPSYRHASVVRREIGVPTVFNLLGPLTNPARPRAGLIGCAWADLAEVMAGVFASRGSSVLVVHGDDGLDELTTTTTSTIWRVQAGTVERLTFDPAAFGFARAEITELVGGDAATNAAEARAVLGGAKGPVRDAVVLNAAGAMVAHAGLASDAKWVPAWESGLARAAEAIDSGAAEQLLARWVRFGQQL; from the coding sequence GTGGTCACCGCATCTTCACAGCCGTCCTCGTCCCCGTCTCGCCCCGACGGAGCGCCGACGTGGTCGCACGTTCTGGGGCGGCTGACCACGGGGCAGAGCCTGCCGAACGGGCACGCGACGTGGGCGATGGACCAGATCATGACGGGCTCGGCGACTCCCGCGCAGATCGCCGGTTTCGCGGTCGCCATGAAGATGAAACGGCCGACCTCGGCAGAAGTGGGCGAGCTGGCCGACAACATGCTGTCGCACGCCCGCCTGGTCCCCACTGACCGGATCGGCACCGAGACCGTCGATATCGTCGGTACCGGCGGCGACGGGGCCAACACCGTGAACCTGTCGACGATGGCGGCCATCGTGGTGGCCGCGTGCGGTGTCCCGGTCGTCAAACACGGCAACCGCGCGGCGTCGTCGCTGTCCGGTGGGGCGGACACGCTCGAAGCGCTCGGCGTCAAGATCGACCTGGGCGCCGACGACCTGGCCCGCAGCGTCGACGAGGTCGGCATCGGCTTCGCGTTCGCGCCGCAGTTCCACCCGTCCTACCGGCACGCGTCGGTGGTGCGTCGCGAGATCGGCGTGCCCACGGTCTTCAATCTGCTTGGGCCGCTGACCAACCCGGCCCGGCCGCGGGCCGGTCTGATCGGGTGCGCGTGGGCCGACCTGGCCGAGGTGATGGCGGGCGTCTTCGCCTCCCGCGGATCCAGTGTGCTCGTGGTCCACGGTGACGACGGCCTCGATGAGCTCACCACCACGACCACCAGCACCATCTGGCGCGTGCAGGCCGGCACCGTGGAACGCCTGACGTTCGACCCTGCCGCCTTCGGCTTCGCCCGCGCGGAGATCACCGAGCTGGTCGGCGGTGACGCCGCAACCAACGCCGCCGAGGCGCGAGCCGTCCTGGGCGGGGCCAAGGGGCCGGTGCGCGACGCCGTGGTGCTCAACGCGGCGGGGGCGATGGTCGCCCACGCCGGACTAGCCAGCGACGCCAAGTGGGTTCCTGCGTGGGAGTCCGGTTTGGCTCGAGCCGCCGAGGCCATCGACTCCGGGGCGGCCGAACAACTGCTCGCGCGTTGGGTGCGGTTCGGTCAGCAGCTCTGA
- a CDS encoding DUF2561 family protein, producing MTGPLDDLDSTDRILLGACVAAWLAALGAGVAAIVALVDLGRTHAQGSDSAGTPWLLYTVIGTSAVVIVGAVPLLLRARAQAGNRQQPQPARAAVRPPQDMPGRRVVTPGRTSEPPLLVSRYGGDDVAAAAVEQVWLRYTLAITAAIGAATAAIGIATYLMATESDLGAWICYGVAGLITVGMVALPIVALRQLDELAAA from the coding sequence ATGACCGGACCTCTCGACGACCTCGACAGCACCGACCGCATCCTCCTGGGCGCCTGCGTGGCTGCCTGGCTCGCGGCGTTGGGGGCCGGTGTCGCCGCCATCGTCGCGCTCGTGGACCTCGGCCGTACCCATGCGCAAGGTTCGGACTCGGCAGGCACCCCGTGGCTGCTCTACACCGTGATCGGCACATCGGCCGTCGTCATCGTCGGCGCCGTGCCGTTGCTGCTGCGGGCCCGGGCCCAGGCGGGCAACCGGCAACAGCCCCAGCCCGCACGCGCTGCCGTCAGGCCGCCGCAGGACATGCCCGGGCGCCGGGTGGTAACCCCGGGGCGTACCTCGGAGCCGCCGTTACTGGTGAGCCGCTACGGCGGCGACGACGTAGCTGCGGCCGCCGTCGAGCAGGTGTGGTTGCGTTACACGTTGGCGATCACCGCCGCGATCGGCGCTGCCACGGCAGCCATCGGCATCGCGACGTATCTGATGGCCACGGAAAGCGATCTCGGCGCCTGGATCTGTTATGGCGTGGCCGGGCTGATCACGGTCGGCATGGTGGCCCTGCCGATCGTTGCGCTGCGTCAACTCGACGAGCTGGCCGCGGCCTAG
- the ctaE gene encoding aa3-type cytochrome oxidase subunit III, whose translation MTSAVGTSGTAITSRVHSLNRPNMVSVGTIVWLSSELMFFAGLFAMYFTARAQADGVWPPPPTHLNLAEAVPVTLVLIASSFTCQMGVFAAERGDVFGLRRWYVLTFFMGAFFVGGQAYEYFMLVSEGTTIPSSAYGSVFYLATGFHGMHVIGGLVAFIFLLARTKMSKFTPAQATAAIVVSYYWHFVDIVWIALFATIYFVR comes from the coding sequence GTGACGAGCGCTGTAGGCACCTCGGGAACCGCCATCACCTCGCGTGTTCATTCGCTGAACCGCCCGAATATGGTGAGTGTTGGCACCATAGTATGGCTTTCCAGTGAGTTGATGTTCTTTGCTGGGCTATTTGCGATGTACTTCACGGCCCGCGCCCAGGCAGATGGTGTGTGGCCACCACCACCCACGCACCTGAACCTCGCCGAGGCAGTGCCGGTGACGCTGGTGCTGATCGCGTCGTCGTTCACCTGCCAGATGGGTGTGTTCGCCGCCGAGCGCGGTGACGTGTTCGGCCTGCGCCGGTGGTACGTCCTGACGTTCTTCATGGGCGCGTTCTTCGTCGGCGGCCAGGCTTACGAGTACTTCATGCTCGTCAGCGAGGGCACCACGATCCCGAGCAGCGCCTATGGCTCGGTGTTCTACCTGGCGACCGGTTTCCACGGCATGCACGTGATCGGCGGTCTGGTTGCGTTCATCTTCCTGCTCGCGCGCACCAAGATGAGTAAGTTCACTCCCGCGCAGGCCACCGCGGCGATCGTCGTCTCGTACTACTGGCACTTCGTCGACATCGTGTGGATCGCACTGTTCGCCACCATCTACTTCGTCCGCTAG
- the ripC gene encoding peptidoglycan hydrolase RipC, whose translation MRHDRAHGPTSRVKRPIAGAIAGLTVMAGLLAGAAQADPAQDALAKLNELSRQAEQTTEAMHSAQIDLNKKLAAQEVADKQHADDVAAVDTAKAQLATFQVAVDKVAATQYMGGRTSGFDAMLTADSPQQLIDQLAVQRVMAAEMAGQMQNYREVGQKAADAEAASAKSAADAKTAAEQAAAVRADLQSKQSQLQVQIAIVKSQYQALTPGQREALAATPPAPVAPPPPAPEALPPAQDPSIQASAPDGIPPGDVAPPEAATPGGSGHSATVIQAALSRIGSPYSWGAAGPGSFDCSGLVMWSFQQAGISLPHSSQALAAGGQPVSMDQIQPGDLVTYYSDASHVGIYIGDGMMVHASTYGVPVRVAPVNNAPIYDIRRY comes from the coding sequence TTGAGGCACGACCGCGCGCACGGGCCCACAAGTCGTGTCAAGCGACCCATTGCAGGTGCAATCGCGGGCTTGACCGTAATGGCCGGACTTCTTGCCGGCGCTGCGCAGGCGGACCCTGCGCAGGACGCTCTGGCAAAGCTCAATGAGTTATCTAGGCAGGCCGAACAGACTACCGAGGCGATGCACTCGGCACAAATCGACCTGAACAAAAAGCTTGCGGCACAAGAGGTTGCGGACAAGCAGCATGCTGACGACGTCGCGGCTGTCGATACCGCCAAGGCGCAGCTGGCAACGTTCCAGGTCGCCGTGGACAAGGTCGCCGCAACGCAGTACATGGGTGGCCGGACGTCGGGCTTCGACGCGATGCTGACCGCCGACTCGCCGCAGCAGCTGATCGATCAACTCGCCGTCCAGCGCGTGATGGCCGCAGAGATGGCCGGGCAGATGCAGAACTACCGCGAGGTCGGCCAGAAGGCCGCCGACGCCGAGGCGGCGTCGGCCAAGTCCGCTGCCGACGCCAAGACCGCAGCCGAGCAGGCCGCCGCCGTGCGCGCCGACCTGCAATCCAAGCAAAGCCAGCTGCAGGTCCAGATCGCCATCGTCAAGTCGCAGTACCAGGCCCTCACCCCGGGACAGCGCGAAGCGCTCGCCGCCACGCCGCCCGCACCGGTGGCCCCGCCGCCACCAGCTCCGGAGGCGTTGCCACCGGCGCAGGATCCCAGCATCCAGGCCTCCGCACCCGACGGCATCCCGCCCGGCGACGTCGCTCCGCCGGAGGCCGCGACACCCGGCGGTAGCGGGCATTCGGCAACGGTCATCCAGGCCGCGCTGAGCCGCATCGGCTCGCCGTACTCGTGGGGTGCGGCCGGGCCGGGCTCGTTCGACTGCTCGGGTCTGGTGATGTGGTCGTTCCAGCAGGCCGGTATCTCGCTGCCGCACTCCAGCCAGGCCTTGGCCGCGGGTGGACAGCCGGTCTCCATGGACCAGATCCAGCCCGGCGACCTGGTGACGTACTACTCGGATGCCTCGCATGTCGGCATCTACATCGGCGACGGAATGATGGTGCACGCGTCGACTTATGGCGTCCCCGTTCGGGTCGCCCCGGTCAACAATGCGCCGATCTACGACATCCGTCGGTACTGA